A DNA window from Loxodonta africana isolate mLoxAfr1 chromosome 7, mLoxAfr1.hap2, whole genome shotgun sequence contains the following coding sequences:
- the LOC100663484 gene encoding olfactory receptor 5AN6-like: MAGGRNNTAVSKFILLGFSDFPKFKIALFVVFLGIYLLTMAWNLGLITLIKMDSHLHTPMYFFLNKLAFVDICYASSTAPKMLSDFFQEQKSISFMGCAMQYFFFSSFGLTECCLLTAMAYDRYAAICRPLLYTAIMSPTFCLQVVVGSCITGFSGSFIQLCALLQLHFCGPNVINHFFCDLPQLMILSCSDTYFLQVMVSVLTVIFALTSVLVIMISYGYLVVTILKITSAESRSKAFNTCASHLTAVTLFYGSSTFVYSWPSSDGSLSQSKLASILYTVVIPMLNPLIYSLRNKEIKDALDRWKKRIFS, encoded by the coding sequence ATGGCTGGAGGAAGGAACAATACAGCAGTCTCCAAGTTTATCCTCTTGGGATTCTCAGATTTTCCTAAATTCAAGATTGCCCTCTTTGTAgtattccttggaatatacctcTTGACAATGGCCTGGAACTTGGGTCTTATCACCCTCATCAAGATGGACTCCCATCtgcacacacccatgtatttcttcctcaaCAAACTAGCCTTCGTCGATATATGCTATGCTTCCTCCACAGCCCCCAAGATGCTCTCAGACTTCTTCCAGGAGCAGAAATCCATCTCCTTCATGGGGTGCGCCATGCAGTACTTCTTCTTCTCTAGCTTTGGTCTGACTGAGTGCTGTCTTCTGACAGCCATGGCTTATGATCGATATGCTGCCATTTGCAGGCCTCTACTTTACACAGCCATCATGTCCCCTACCTTCTGTCTGCAGGTGGTCGTGGGATCTTGCATAACTGGATTCTCTGGCTCATTTATCCAACTGTGTGCCTTACTTCAGCTTCATTTCTGTGGACCCAATGTCATTAACCATTTCTTCTGTGACCTGCCTCAACTGATGATCCTGTCTTGCTCTGATACCTATTTCTTACAAGTTATGGTCTCTGTGCTCACAGTGATCTTTGCACTGACTTCTGTGCTGGTTATCATGATTTCATATGGTTATCTTGTTGTCACCATTTTGAAGATCACTTCAGCTGAAAGCAGGTCCAAGGCTTTCAACACCTGTGCTTCTCACCTGACAGCAGTGACTCTCTTCTATGGCTCAAGCACCTTTGTCTATTCATGGCCCAGCTCTGATGGTTCTCTTAGCCAAAGCAAGCTTGCTTCTATTTTATACACTGTGGTCATTCCCATGTTAAATCCATTGATCTACAGTCTCAGAAACAAGGAAATCAAAGATGCCCTAGATAGATGGAAGAAGAGAATTTTCTCCTGA